In one window of Leptospira sp. GIMC2001 DNA:
- a CDS encoding SRPBCC family protein yields MRNNIIKILAISLVTILLLPFVVAIFTAKEYSVERSIIINKPKSEVFEFLKLLKNQDQFSVWASMDPGMTKEYKGEDGKVGFVSSWASENPDVGRGEQEILAIIPGERIDYELRFFEPFESKDKAYFKLETSEDNSTKVIWGFDGKMSYPANLMLMIMDFESILGEDFEQGLNNLKTVLKG; encoded by the coding sequence ATGAGAAACAACATAATCAAAATTCTGGCAATTTCGCTGGTTACAATTTTACTTCTACCTTTCGTCGTCGCGATTTTTACGGCAAAAGAATATTCGGTTGAACGTTCCATAATTATCAATAAGCCTAAGTCTGAGGTTTTTGAATTTCTAAAATTACTAAAGAACCAAGATCAATTTAGCGTTTGGGCGTCAATGGATCCAGGAATGACCAAAGAATACAAAGGCGAAGATGGTAAAGTTGGATTCGTTTCGTCTTGGGCGAGCGAAAATCCAGATGTAGGTCGAGGCGAACAAGAAATTCTCGCAATCATTCCAGGTGAACGAATTGATTATGAACTGAGATTTTTTGAACCTTTTGAATCAAAAGACAAAGCTTATTTTAAATTGGAAACTTCAGAAGATAACAGCACAAAAGTAATCTGGGGCTTCGATGGCAAAATGTCGTATCCAGCTAACCTCATGCTAATGATCATGGATTTTGAATCCATTCTTGGTGAGGATTTCGAGCAAGGTCTCAATAATCTAAAAACAGTTTTGAAAGGGTAG